The Drosophila sulfurigaster albostrigata strain 15112-1811.04 chromosome 3, ASM2355843v2, whole genome shotgun sequence genomic sequence GCAGAAAACAGTGCACATCACTCTTGCTGACGTTGTCCTTGAACTTGTGATCGCCCTCCATGAACAGATGACGCACCTGATAGGCGGGACAGCCTCGCATCGGAGCGCACAAATCAAACATTTGGCTGTGCTGCTTGATCAGCTTGTCCAGCACCTCGTTGTTGGTGTCCTGTCAGAAGTAGAGTTATTACTATCCgataaattgatatattttacaatcaCCTACCACCACTTCGTAGGATTCAATACGCGCCATGACGCCTTTGAGGCGTTCGCTCTCCTGCCGCATGGTCAGATGATTGTTCACACTGCCCACAAAATTCTCCACGCTGTGTATCATAATATCCATCACCTCGATCTCCTCCACATCATCCATTTGCTTGCGTATGGCGGTCAACAGCAAGCTGTACTTGGTCAGACGTTGCATGGGACGCACCACAATGTCGGCCAGGCGTAGGCGATTGCACATCTTCTGGGACTCACACCAGGCCAAATAAGCGGTGAATAGAGCATTGTTCTGGTTCAGCTCCTTGCAGTAAAATTGACACGTGCTCTGCTCTGCACAGTAGACCTAAGAGAAGAACATTACATGTTAGTTAAGTTGTAGAGAATAAGATCTATTTCCTTGCATATATGTTCAGATTTTTAAATCAGGTGAATCAGATTCGAATCTATTAATACGAAAGTTATTTAAGTAGTTTTTCGAGATTGTAgcatagaaaatttaaatttctgatGTGTCactttgttaaaaatatgCTGCCCTATTTGGTCAGCAATTACTTTTTATAGAAGCACATTATTTAaggtaaattttttaaaactgtACATGTTTTTCATTAGaatttttgataataaaattctttaagtAGTTTCTAAAGAATGTACCatagaatatagaaatttCTGATGTATCCCTTTGTCAAAAATATGCTGCTTTATTTGATCagtaattactttttaaatgagcacatttttgaaataaaaagtttttaaaatgtCAATATTTTCCACATTTATATTAGTATGGAAAGTGAAAACGTTCAGCAAACGCCGCTACTCACCTTGTAGGGCGCAAATGTGGAGGCAAACGTTATGAAGCCCTCCTGGAAGAAGGCGCACTTGAGTGGCTCTCGTGTCCGCACGCTGTGCGCCACCATTGGATACAGCCAGAGTGTCCAGAACTTGATGTTTGCCTCGCAGACGGAACGTATGTTGGAGAACAACCGATGCTGATCGACCTCAATCAGCAGGCGTTCCTCTTGCACCGCCTCCAAGCAGGCGAGAAAGAGCTGTAACCAATTAATGAGtttattaaaagtttcttAAACTTTAATAAGCATGGGCTTACATCTGTCACAGTTTGCAATGCGTGTATGTAGTAAACCTCAGTGGTGACCAGTTCCCAGATGGCAGTTTGTATCTTAATCTCGCTATCACTCATCGCCTCGCTGTCAACAAAATCCCGCCATGTCTTGTCCATATTCTGCAAATAGTCCAACGAGTCCGAGAGCGTTGCATGCTCAAAGCCCAAAGCATCGGGACGCTGTGGCACACCATTCTTGGCAAAGTTGTTCAGCAGCTCATACAGTTGACTCTGCTGTGGATTTTTGATGCCAAATATGGAAGACCAACGCTGCTTAATCTGTTTGCCCGTCGATTCACTGGTCTCCTCTGTCGAGGCGGAGGAGAGCAGACGCGGTGGTCGTTGACGAGAACCCTGCGAAAGAGAATGAGATATGGGATTAGTTTCAGTTGTGTTGTGTAGTAACAAGTTGGGAACTTAAGTAACCAGCAGTCGATACTCGTTATCCCATAACAAGTTGAAACTGAGTAGCACATATTACTTTGGTTTGATGGCCGACTCTTAAGTATATTATCATAATGAAAAgttttatgaaatattcagAATGttcaaaaaggaaaataagTTTAAAGTGCGTACATCAAAAATAGAGTGGTTTATTTTGAGTTATTTTATATAGATACACTTCCCAACTTCCTTAGGAAGTTCACTAAGTATTAACAAGTTGAAGCTGTGCAGCTTTTTTTGCACATATATTAATGTAAAGttttatgaaatgaaaatattattttttcgatTCCTAATGTCGAAAAAAACagattgtaaaataaatttgaaaagcgTGCATCAAAAAATAGAGAAGTTTATTTGATGTTATGATATGAAGAAAAGAGcgaagaaaactacagtcgacaCTTTGcactttatcaaattatttcttaaatgcCTTTCAAGATTATTATcataatgaaatgttttattatgtattcatAATACTTTTGTTCCAATTTCAAAGaatgaaaagaagaaattctaaaataagAGTGAGGTGCGTGCATCGAAAATAAGTATTGTTCCCAAATTTAGAAACCCAAGCTCTTGGAGTCTCTGAATAACAAAAGAACTGACAGCTTCGACAGCTCATCTGTACACTCTGCTTTCTTTTCTCAGAAATGTTTTACCTCCTACAACACTTTGTAGTTTCCTCTAAGTTATTGCCACCCTTTTTAACACTCTGGATACAAAAGAGTACTCACAAATGAAGCCGCTTTCTGCAGAGTCTTGCGACTGTTGTCACGCTCGGTGACCACCAGATGATGTCCAGCCAAGCTCTCCACGTCGGTGTGCTCGTCCAGTAAACTACTCGCTGCACCTGTCAAGGAATACGAGATGAACTCAAATAAATCGACCTATTTATTTAGACTAGAAAACCAACCCGTGTCCAGGTGACTGAGGCTGGGATTGCTGTCGGTGACCGTGATCTGGGAGAAGCTCAGGTTCCGTCTGTCCAATGCCTGTCTAAGTGCATGCCTGCGAATGGAAAGAGAAATGCTTAATCAAAGTGCCATATTATTTCAGTTGGCGCAATTACTTACTGCAGAGTTCTGCCCTTGATCGCGGGAATGAATTCCTCGTCGGGCAACTGCGGTGTTTCCAGGCAAAAGGATACCGAAAAGTATTCCGCACTCGATGcctattgatatatttttgtgcaaacaataaataataatcataatcataaacgtaatcgtaatcgtaatcgtaatcatAATCATATGGTTACACACCGGTTTCTCGTGGgtcgaggaggaggaggaggacgccagcagccgctgctgttgctgctggtgttgctgttggtggccAAAGGAATCGAGAGGCGGTATCAGAGTCCCGGGGggcagtcgtcgtcgtcgttgtcgttgtgggTGCGGCTGCTTCGTGATGGCATGGCACCACCGTGTCGAGGCCATCCAAGTGGGTGagacttttttgatttcagctgaaatgaaataaattacaaaactaCCATGTGAGTCATGCTCGCTTTACtagggcaacagcaacgacgtCGACTCCAATATTGATTCACACGCGCATTCAAtcgcaatttgaatttattcataGTCAATGCGCATATACTAATCTCATtagcatacataaataaattattattaaacgtCAAACATCTGTTTAAAATGGGCATCAAATTAATATCGatcaaatgcaaagcaaaacaacacaaaaaaaaaataacaaccaACTAGgcataaattaacataatcgCCATGTTTTCGGCCATGTAAGTTTAGGGGTTGCTTGTGTGTCCTTTTTTTGTGCCGATTAAAGAGCTGCTTTGACCACAGCTTGTGGCTTTAAGGTTAgtgcaataaatacaaaatgtatataaataataataataataaataaattgtgtacAGAGAATATTCCTacacattaaacaaatttaagtactgaatgttaaaaataaattgagaaaGTAAAAAGCAATAGTCGAGTGTGGATGAAAGCATtaaagtgcggtattaattttatataccgcaaaatataccaaaggtcgtttcaaaatatactatagagtacagaatataccagattgtcagtcaaacaGTCAAAGTAGGCATTTTGgcccatacaaaattattttttaaacatcTGCAATTTCGATCTGATCgcaatataaaatacatatataataataactccTTCTGCCAGTTACATAGCTATACTAGCTATACATAACATACTATATGGGTAAGGGGTATTAAGGATTTAAGATTTGTACCACAAGTACGAATGcgcataaacaataaataaaataaataaatttacccTAAAACAGAAATTAAAGTTACAATTTGCGAAATTAAATCAGAACCTAAATTTCAATACTAAGAGAAGTTTTCTACCGCTCttgaaaattctattttttccTAAAAAAACAGACTAGCACatagatttatttaacaataatagtGTTCTGAAAATGAATTGAGAGTGCTCTGTAATGCAATAAGAAGCACACAAGTTACTTGTGCCTGCATTTAAGTGCACTTCGAATAGTTTGAAGTGGCGGAAAAGTCGACAGCATGCTGATAACCAATGAGAAATGGGTAGCAAATGGGAAATGGGCAGGTGATTAAAAATGAATCGATCCAAAAAGGAGGGTGGTGAGGGacgcacataaaaataaattaatgatgaAACTAAAGAGGTAATTACCACTAATAGGCAACTAATTGCTCGTACATCAACTGAgaaactttataaataaaatgaaatgaaacaaaagtaatgtataaattgaaaacgtctttattttaacattacgCACACAGGGAGAAAAacgcattcaaaaaataagaatatatttttttattttaagaattttagaTTCTTTAGAATGcaacttaaaacaaaatgaaaatataaatttcattaataaatataaaaggtTCTAAATATCAGAAAGTTACGTTCTAGAAATATCTtaataaagtgaaataaaaacatatgtaGATCTTAagcacttttatttaaatatattaaaacttGTAAACCttacatataaaaaagaataataataatagtaaagtATAAGTCttataaagttttttaatcggagcgtaaataaaatatgaggGATTTTGAATAACACattaaacataatattattttaaaatgatgttccaaataaattacaaatgttCATCGTAAATATAAATCATTGATTCTGTGAGTGTagaaccaaataaaaataatgtattctATAAATCTGTCTTATTAGATTTGGAATggaaacaaaatacaaacgctatacaaaatataaaacttaacataaatagcaaatttaaaacttgACTTTCAAATGCATTCCAGAATGCAGATCACTTTTTCTCTTAGTGTAACACAGATGGGAACTGCAGGCAACTACTTACTTGAAGTTTGCTCGTGGGTGGCGAGACAACTAGACAGATTTTCATGGTAGCACGTAGAAACTCATCACGTTTGGTCCTCAGATCTGCGGGCACGGCGATGGGCGAAGTGGCCGTGGGCAGAAATGGATTCAGAGTGTGCACCAGCACCGTGGAGCTGAGACTGTCCGTCGTGGGTGAACTGGACATCGCAACACGTTGTTGCGAATGcagctgatgctgttgctgttgatgatgatgaagaggaTGTTGATGGGaatgtgtttgctgttgtccTGCTGAATTGTGCTCCTtgtgctgcagcagccgcGTGGGCGAGTTCAAGCTGAAGAGCTTGCGCCTGTGTCGCCCAGGCGTTGACGACGAACTCGACGCCGGACTGGGCGTGGGTCCTTGTGGTCCTGCCTCGCTGTACGTGGACTCCTGTGAGCCGGCTCGACTATAGCTGGGCGTCGGCATTTGAGCGGAACGCTGCAGTTCCTCGGGCTGCTCTTGGAGATCATCCTGCTCGTAGGTGCTGTGATAGGTGCGTGCTGTAATCTCGGGCAGAAACGGATTGTTGGGCGACGTCAGCGTGTACTGATAATATGCTCCAGCATCGCTGCTCTCCACGGGCAGCGTGCCATCCACATCTGTGTCATAGTTGGCCGTCTCCTCGGGAAACGAAGAAGTGTTCAAATCGTGCGAAACAACATGCGTGCCGAGTTGTTCCCATTCCCCCGACGAGGAGTTGTACGACGAGGCAGTGAAGCCATCGTTCGAGTGTCCCTGAAAGCTGCGTGTGCTCTCGTTGCTGCTCTTGAACAGAAAGTTCTGCAGCCGCGTGATGCGCACCGAGCTGCTCTCGCTGGTCAAGCTGCAGCTGCGACTGGCTGtcgcaggagcagcagctgctgctgctgatgtggaggaagctgcagcaactgttggggctgctgctgctgttggaatACTGCTTTGAGTCAGTGTGGCAGAGTTAGCGGGCGCTTCGTTGCGTCGCTTGAGCAGCTGCTCGGGCAGCTCGCTGCTCAGCTCGCCGCCCATCTCGAAGCTCTGCTGACAGGACCAATAATAGATGTTCGACTGCGACCCGAGATcgtagcagctgctgctctcgAGCGAGCTGCTCGAGTTCGTGTTGGTGGCAACGCTGCTCAGATGCTCGTAGGCAAACTCGGGCGGCGTGCACTCGTCGGGACTGTCGAGCAGCAACGCCGTATTAATGTGTCCTCCACCTCCAACTcctcccaatcccaatcccaggCCAGGCAACTGCACCTGACTGGCGACGACCACAGCTGGTCGTTTCTTATTGTCTTGGCTGTCCTCGCGCTTCAACTCCAGCGGACTGCGCTCGCGATGGCGAAAGGATCGACGCAGTCGCTCGGCGAGTTTCGATTGCTTGTGTGGCGGCTTCTCTTTGGGCTTCTCCTTGGCGTGTCCCAGGAGCTGCACTTTGTCAGTCTTTGTGTCTTTGCGTGTCTCCTCCAGCAGTTTCTCGTGCATTGTCCACTCGAACTCGAGCActtccagctgctgcttcctgtgtttgctgttgtggttgtggtgtTTGGCAACAATTCTCGCTATTGTCTGTTGGGGTCCCTCTTCTCTATTGTTGGCTAATACGATCTGCAGTTCGGCCAGACTGCCACCCATTACGTTTGTCACTCCGCCCGCAACCAAAAGTTCAGTTCTGTAATTCCCCCTGCCTTGGTCGGATATCTTTAAAAAGTGTTAATTTCCCGCCCCGCAAAATAACAATCAATTATTTCTTAACATTTCCTGTTTCCTTCCCGCTTCACAACTACTTTTCGTTGTACAAACATTTCCTAATCAATTTACTTTGATTATATTCGTTGATTTCAGCTGTAATTGGAGAACAGATGTAAAATACTTATTTAGATTTGGTACGCTGAAAATCTTCTAActcaaaaaatatgaagaaatgGATTCTTGCTTTTTTTGAATCTaaactattcaaattaatttttttatctTGCATATCCGGAAATAATTATCTAAatctgaaataaaatatatggaaTCTTAGCTACATTTCCAAGAATctaaactattttattaaattaattttacggattttctttaatattataaactgCTGCGATCTAAATtgaacatttcattttttcaaatcattatattttttcaaatatgttcTCTTTGAAACATTTCTAAGTTGAGTTGGTTATGGATTGAAACGAATATAAACTACATATTAAACATTAAAGATGAAGTGTGATTCacttcaaatttattgaattttatttaacgaAAAACTAAATCTGATTTTGCCACTATTAAAATGTTCCAAAATGTTTCTGCAAGTTTCTATTTAAAACTCTTT encodes the following:
- the LOC133843931 gene encoding pleckstrin homology domain-containing family G member 5 isoform X2, with product MASTRWCHAITKQPHPQRQRRRRLPPGTLIPPLDSFGHQQQHQQQQQRLLASSSSSSTHEKPASSAEYFSVSFCLETPQLPDEEFIPAIKGRTLQHALRQALDRRNLSFSQITVTDSNPSLSHLDTGAASSLLDEHTDVESLAGHHLVVTERDNSRKTLQKAASFGSRQRPPRLLSSASTEETSESTGKQIKQRWSSIFGIKNPQQSQLYELLNNFAKNGVPQRPDALGFEHATLSDSLDYLQNMDKTWRDFVDSEAMSDSEIKIQTAIWELVTTEVYYIHALQTVTDLFLACLEAVQEERLLIEVDQHRLFSNIRSVCEANIKFWTLWLYPMVAHSVRTREPLKCAFFQEGFITFASTFAPYKVYCAEQSTCQFYCKELNQNNALFTAYLAWCESQKMCNRLRLADIVVRPMQRLTKYSLLLTAIRKQMDDVEEIEVMDIMIHSVENFVGSVNNHLTMRQESERLKGVMARIESYEVVDTNNEVLDKLIKQHSQMFDLCAPMRGCPAYQVRHLFMEGDHKFKDNVSKSDVHCFLLTDILLVCKTIARKGLGALKVIRQPYLTDHLIVHLAPNNTLNCVYLNEFHVATTAFTLQCTEAKNWYDALWRAKTIYQRLKRGISGNGGDSFRFGGSAASAATGDSLGVRKSPINSSMCSHVSSANNSHSGSVEWNDSRNISVDFEKTNSLSSDDGFSLMANHGQPSKGKQHLFAGLPKPKIGTISSTSNNTLSVQPVNHLGQSLPNLSIPHSQTVPLRRGMAFSTSTKNPPLLKTRNITSQNSINWHQIPATPTPPSPRSHHNSPGSTAQGYEAIGGPSVGGPPLLQKQISHQTPLQSLQRHPSNETDV
- the LOC133843931 gene encoding pleckstrin homology domain-containing family G member 5 isoform X1, producing the protein MASTRWCHAITKQPHPQRQRRRRLPPGTLIPPLDSFGHQQQHQQQQQRLLASSSSSSTHEKPASSAEYFSVSFCLETPQLPDEEFIPAIKGRTLQHALRQALDRRNLSFSQITVTDSNPSLSHLDTGAASSLLDEHTDVESLAGHHLVVTERDNSRKTLQKAASFGSRQRPPRLLSSASTEETSESTGKQIKQRWSSIFGIKNPQQSQLYELLNNFAKNGVPQRPDALGFEHATLSDSLDYLQNMDKTWRDFVDSEAMSDSEIKIQTAIWELVTTEVYYIHALQTVTDLFLACLEAVQEERLLIEVDQHRLFSNIRSVCEANIKFWTLWLYPMVAHSVRTREPLKCAFFQEGFITFASTFAPYKVYCAEQSTCQFYCKELNQNNALFTAYLAWCESQKMCNRLRLADIVVRPMQRLTKYSLLLTAIRKQMDDVEEIEVMDIMIHSVENFVGSVNNHLTMRQESERLKGVMARIESYEVVDTNNEVLDKLIKQHSQMFDLCAPMRGCPAYQVRHLFMEGDHKFKDNVSKSDVHCFLLTDILLVCKTIARKGLGALKVIRQPYLTDHLIVHLAPNNTLNCVYLNEFHVATTAFTLQCTEAKNWYDALWRAKTIYQRLKRGISGNGGDSFRFGGSAASAATGDSLGVRKSPINSSMCSHVSSANNSHSGSVEWNDSRNISVDFEKTNSLSSDDGFSLMANHGQPSKGKQHLFAGLPKPKIGTISSTSNNTLSVQPVNHLGQSLPNLSIPHSQTNNTLLVPGTTTSHSGNLLLSPSHRGISYPPPSPTRVPLRRGMAFSTSTKNPPLLKTRNITSQNSINWHQIPATPTPPSPRSHHNSPGSTAQGYEAIGGPSVGGPPLLQKQISHQTPLQSLQRHPSNETDV
- the LOC133843935 gene encoding lateral signaling target protein 2 homolog; its protein translation is MGGSLAELQIVLANNREEGPQQTIARIVAKHHNHNSKHRKQQLEVLEFEWTMHEKLLEETRKDTKTDKVQLLGHAKEKPKEKPPHKQSKLAERLRRSFRHRERSPLELKREDSQDNKKRPAVVVASQVQLPGLGLGLGGVGGGGHINTALLLDSPDECTPPEFAYEHLSSVATNTNSSSSLESSSCYDLGSQSNIYYWSCQQSFEMGGELSSELPEQLLKRRNEAPANSATLTQSSIPTAAAAPTVAAASSTSAAAAAAPATASRSCSLTSESSSVRITRLQNFLFKSSNESTRSFQGHSNDGFTASSYNSSSGEWEQLGTHVVSHDLNTSSFPEETANYDTDVDGTLPVESSDAGAYYQYTLTSPNNPFLPEITARTYHSTYEQDDLQEQPEELQRSAQMPTPSYSRAGSQESTYSEAGPQGPTPSPASSSSSTPGRHRRKLFSLNSPTRLLQHKEHNSAGQQQTHSHQHPLHHHQQQQHQLHSQQRVAMSSSPTTDSLSSTVLVHTLNPFLPTATSPIAVPADLRTKRDEFLRATMKICLVVSPPTSKLQVSSCLQFPSVLH